A region from the Phycodurus eques isolate BA_2022a chromosome 12, UOR_Pequ_1.1, whole genome shotgun sequence genome encodes:
- the sona gene encoding serine/arginine repetitive matrix protein 2 isoform X1 — translation MECAVDVPAGEDETTEKDDLNCKEETEPPHKKNKKHKKHKNKKKKKKRRGGEKESSSGSGAESEAETDPPKPVRTTRASARLAAKSGDAGQKEENKTDCVDKEGDAKSKKHKRHAAKKKKKKKKKDEKKSQSRSSSDSSSGSASESETEGHAGTGDGKSSPAVAPGQHEPVSKMSTLNNKGDEKVVPTLPNPEPLEEKKEDISDIDVSQSAEKTTNDSHTNGTEKDIKSPLPSLDEVTQTGTVQVKEEATLGDCTFSHAHELPDIIPKQEGNASRDEPIQKDESNSIQQVAVKESDPPRPGSPLPIMGPDIKRSDSRHSRSPSPSPPKQQNDDQTIATVEEPPESQTRSASKDKQSPTPLKNRQLLRSISRSPSPKSRRKSVSPPSKSPKKARRRSCSTSRSRTPKRKSLRSTRRSKSPRRRRSSLSLSPRRHRSPPSTKRRASRSPKRGGRRTRTLSRSPRRSRRSESRSRGRLRRSRTRSPRRGGASGRRSRSRSFARARRSRSRRHYRRSRSRSLAKRTGGRRSRSRSLSRHRRSPPPRARRSRSRSVRRSRRTRSRSVATYKRQRRSRSRSPRKRTKSRTPISRWRSKSRSPVRRRSRSPARRKRSPPRSSKRSKSRSLPRRHRSKSRSPPLSRKKSKSPRIRVRRSKSKSVSVGLHRSKSRSRSGSSDKPSDKSSHAGSASPPLEQQSSSPQADQASPEKTADIAETIPTAGGWKPVTSLVASSSPAEDEVQEQPQDTDAIPEIEEEEQQQQRKEEEEEEEKEPEAEEEEEKEEAEEEEKEEEKEAEEKEEETKDAEEEEEEEETKEAEQQQQEEEEEEKEKEAEEEEEICLEQDESEAGSGSQEPVTAPDGSECFEGSDEAMESSSSPVKTTDKSFRSPSRSASPERRSHERLPSPADHEEPSHSPSSRKRSKSPVKKRESVSPSEKKKRRSRTRSPGRRKKSSPSRVSTRRKRSRSKSRTRARRSKSRSPTRKRRSRSPNARGRKRSKSTDRNKRSRSRSAGRKKRSRSGDRGRRSRSRSSDRRRRSRSRGRGKRPVFRSRSFDRRDRWKREPSHSPVLILRKQRRSGSRTRRSVSKSPPRLTDLDKDQLLEIAKANAAAMCAKAGVPIPESLRPKAILQLPLPTPSPSPLSLPLPLPLPMGMGMPSMGPMGLPAIPGMPNMSNITMSAAMASMTAATMTAALTNMGALAAMPPLAPLPTITNKPPPCLAPPTPSLNLDHIEEAKRKVTQQANIHTIKELTEKCKMIANSKEEMAVAKPHVSDDEF, via the exons TGCAAGGCTGGCTGCAAAATCTGGAGATGCTGGGCAGAAGGAAGAGAATAAAACAG ATTGTGTGGACAAGGAGGGCGATGCAAaatcaaaaaaacacaaaagacatgctgctaagaagaagaaaaagaagaagaagaaggatgaAAAGAAATCCCAATCTCGTTCCTCATCTGATAGCAGCTCTGGCTCAGCTTCTGAATCTGAAACGGAGGGGCATGCAGGGACAGGTGATGGCAAATCCTCTCCTGCGGTAGCACCTGGCCAACATGAGCCAGTGTCCAAAATGTCCACACTAAACAACAAAGGGGATGAGAAAGTTGTTCCCACTCTGCCGAATCCTGAACCACTCGAGGAGAAGAAAGAGGACATATCTGATATCGATGTTTCACAAAGTGCAGAGAAGACCACAAACGATAGTCATACCAATGGAACAGAAAAGGATATAAAATCCCCATTACCTAGCTTGGATGAAGTAACACAGACAGGAACAGTTCAGGTTAAGGAAGAAGCCACTCTCGGAGACTGTACCTTCAGTCATGCCCACGAACTTCCTGATATTATTCCTAAACAGGAAGGTAATGCATCTAGAGATGAGCCAATCCAGAAAGATGAATCCAATTCAATACAGCAGGTGGCAGTAAAAGAGTCTGATCCACCCAGGCCAGGGTCTCCCCTCCCTATTATGGGCCCAGATATTAAGCGGTCTGACTCAAGACATAGTCGGTCACCATCACCAAGTCCCCCTAAGCAGCAGAATGATGATCAAACAATAGCAACAGTGGAAGAACCACCTGAAAGTCAAACAAGATCAGCCTCAAAGGACAAGCAGTCTCCCACTCCTCTTAAAAATCGGCAGCTCTTGCGCTCCATCTCTCGCTCTCCGTCTCCTAAATCTAGGAGGAAGTCTGTCTCCCCGCCCTCCAAGTCTCCCAAGAAAGCTCGTCGTCGGTCGTGTTCCACTTCTCGGTCGCGTACACCCAAGAGGAAGTCGTTAAGGTCTACACGGAGGTCCAAATCACCGAGACGTCGGAGGAGCTCCTTGTCTCTGTCCCCAAGGCGACACAGAAGTCCCCCGTCTACAAAAAGAAGAGCCTCAAGATCGCCAAAGCGTGGCGGGCGCAGGACGCGCACCTTATCTCGCTCTCCAAGGAGAAGTCGGAGATCAGAGTCTCGTTCACGGGGCCGTTTAAGGCGTTCCCGGACCCGCTCGCCCAGACGTGGCGGTGCAAGCGGTAGACGGTCGCGGTCACGCTCATTTGCCAGGGCCCGTCGCTCCAGATCCAGGCGCCATTACCGCCGCTCCAGGTCGCGTTCCTTGGCGAAGCGTACCGGTGGCAGGCGCTCAAGGAGTCGATCATTGTCGCGACATAGGAGGTCGCCACCTCCCAGAGCACGCCGCTCACGTTCCAGATCTGTCCGCAGGAGCAGGCGGACTCGATCACGGTCTGTCGCAACCTATAAACGTCAACGGCGTTCTAGATCAAGGAGTCCCCGCAAACGGACCAAATCCCGAACTCCCATTTCCCGCTGGCGCTCCAAATCCAGGTCTCCAGTCAGAAGGCGTTCTCGTTCTCCTGCCAGGAGAAAGCGGTCTCCGCCGAGGTCTAGCAAACGCTCGAAATCCCGCTCGTTGCCAAGAAGGCACAGGTCAAAGTCACGTTCGCCACCGTTGAGCAGAAAGAAGTCCAAATCACCAAGGATCCGTGTCAGAAGGTCAAAGTCAAAATCTGTCTCTGTTGGCTTGCACAGATCCAAGTCCAGATCCCGGTCTGGGTCAAGTGATAAGCCGTCTGATAAGTCGTCCCACGCCGGATCCGCTTCACCCCCTCTTGAGCAGCAGTCGTCTTCTCCCCAGGCAGACCAAGCATCTCCAGAAAAGACAGCTGACATAGCTGAAACCATTCCTACAGcag GTGGTTGGAAACCTGTGACCTCACTAGTTGCTTCTAGTTCGCCAGCTGAGGATGAGGTGCAGGAACAGCCTCAAGACACTGATGCCATCCCtgaaatagaagaagaagaacaacaacaacagaggaaggaggaggaggaggaggaggagaaggagccagaggcagaggaggaggaggagaaggaggaagctgaggaggaggagaaggaggaggagaaggaggcagaggagaaggaggaggagacaaaggatgcagaggaggaggaggaggaggaggagacaaaGGAggcagagcagcagcagcaggaggaggaggaggaggagaaggagaaggaggcagaggaggaggaggagatatGCCTCGAACAGGATGAATCCGAGGCGGGGTCTGGCTCCCAAGAACCTGTTACTGCACCAGATGGATCTGAATGTTTTGAAGGCTCAGATGAAGCAATGGAAAGTTCTTCCTCGCCTGTAAAAACGACAGACAAATCCTTTAGAAGCCCCTCACGTTCAGCCTCTCCAGAAAGGCGGAGCCATGAGCGTTTGCCTTCACCCGCAGATCACGAGGAACCTTCCCACTCACCTTCGTCTCGAAAGAG GTCAAAGTCTCCAGTGAAAAAGAGAGAATCTGTCTCACcgtcagaaaaaaagaagcgCCGGTCAAGAACTCGGAGTCCTGGCCGGCGCAAAAAATCCAGCCCTTCTCGGGTCTCCACACGACGCAAGCGATCCCGTTCCAAGTCTCGCACCAGGGCTCGCCGCTCCAAGTCCCGCTCGCCAACCCGCAAGAGACGCTCCCGCTCTCCCAATGCCAGAGGGAGGAAAAGATCCAAGTCCACGGACAGGAACAAGCGGTCGCGGAGCCGATCCGCCGGCCGCAAGAAAAGGTCTAGGTCAGGAGACAGGGGTAGGAGGTCTAGGTCTCGTTCCTCTGACAGAAGACGCAGGTCCAGGTCCAGAGGTCGAGGGAAACGACCTGTGTTTCGCAGTCGCTCTTTTGATAGACGGGATAGGTGGAAGAGGGAGCCTAGCCACTCTCCCGTTCTGATTCTTCGCAAACAGCGCCGCTCAGGGTCTCGGACACGGCGCAGTGTCAGCAAGTCGCCTCCGAGGCTCACTGACCTGG ATAAGGACCAGTTACTGGAGATCGCCAAGGCCAACGCAGCTGCCATGTGTGCCAAAGCGGGGGTGCCCATTCCTGAGAGTCTGCGGCCAAAAGCAATCCTCCAGCTTCCCCTGCCCACCCCGTCTCCCTCGCCGCTTTCCCTCCCACTGCCTTTGCCCCTCCCCATGGGCATGGGGATGCCCAGCATGGGCCCAATGGGGCTGCCTGCCATTCCTGGAATGCCCAACATGTCTAACATCACCATGAGTGCAGCCATGGCAAGTATGACGGCGGCCACCATGACGGCTGCCTTGACCAACATGGGTGCCTTGGCGGCCATGCCTCCCCTTGCTCCGCTACCCACCATCACAAACAAACCTCCCCCGTGTCTCGCGCCACCGACCCCATCCCTGAACCTGGACCACATTGAGGAAGCGAAAAGGAAGGTCACTCAGCAAGCCAACATCCACACCATAAAGGAGCTGACAGAG AAATGTAAGATGATTGCCAACAGTAAGGAGGAGATGGCTGTAGCTAAACCTCATGTCTCGGATGATGAATTCTAA
- the sona gene encoding serine/arginine repetitive matrix protein 2 isoform X2, whose protein sequence is MECAVDVPAGEDETTEKDDLNCKEETEPPHKKNKKHKKHKNKKKKKKRRGGEKESSSGSGAESEAETDPPKPVRTTRASARLAAKSGDAGQKEENKTDCVDKEGDAKSKKHKRHAAKKKKKKKKKDEKKSQSRSSSDSSSGSASESETEGHAGTGDGKSSPAVAPGQHEPVSKMSTLNNKGDEKVVPTLPNPEPLEEKKEDISDIDVSQSAEKTTNDSHTNGTEKDIKSPLPSLDEVTQTGTVQVKEEATLGDCTFSHAHELPDIIPKQEGNASRDEPIQKDESNSIQQVAVKESDPPRPGSPLPIMGPDIKRSDSRHSRSPSPSPPKQQNDDQTIATVEEPPESQTRSASKDKQSPTPLKNRQLLRSISRSPSPKSRRKSVSPPSKSPKKARRRSCSTSRSRTPKRKSLRSTRRSKSPRRRRSSLSLSPRRHRSPPSTKRRASRSPKRGGRRTRTLSRSPRRSRRSESRSRGRLRRSRTRSPRRGGASGRRSRSRSFARARRSRSRRHYRRSRSRSLAKRTGGRRSRSRSLSRHRRSPPPRARRSRSRSVRRSRRTRSRSVATYKRQRRSRSRSPRKRTKSRTPISRWRSKSRSPVRRRSRSPARRKRSPPRSSKRSKSRSLPRRHRSKSRSRSGSSDKPSDKSSHAGSASPPLEQQSSSPQADQASPEKTADIAETIPTAGGWKPVTSLVASSSPAEDEVQEQPQDTDAIPEIEEEEQQQQRKEEEEEEEKEPEAEEEEEKEEAEEEEKEEEKEAEEKEEETKDAEEEEEEEETKEAEQQQQEEEEEEKEKEAEEEEEICLEQDESEAGSGSQEPVTAPDGSECFEGSDEAMESSSSPVKTTDKSFRSPSRSASPERRSHERLPSPADHEEPSHSPSSRKRSKSPVKKRESVSPSEKKKRRSRTRSPGRRKKSSPSRVSTRRKRSRSKSRTRARRSKSRSPTRKRRSRSPNARGRKRSKSTDRNKRSRSRSAGRKKRSRSGDRGRRSRSRSSDRRRRSRSRGRGKRPVFRSRSFDRRDRWKREPSHSPVLILRKQRRSGSRTRRSVSKSPPRLTDLDKDQLLEIAKANAAAMCAKAGVPIPESLRPKAILQLPLPTPSPSPLSLPLPLPLPMGMGMPSMGPMGLPAIPGMPNMSNITMSAAMASMTAATMTAALTNMGALAAMPPLAPLPTITNKPPPCLAPPTPSLNLDHIEEAKRKVTQQANIHTIKELTEKCKMIANSKEEMAVAKPHVSDDEF, encoded by the exons TGCAAGGCTGGCTGCAAAATCTGGAGATGCTGGGCAGAAGGAAGAGAATAAAACAG ATTGTGTGGACAAGGAGGGCGATGCAAaatcaaaaaaacacaaaagacatgctgctaagaagaagaaaaagaagaagaagaaggatgaAAAGAAATCCCAATCTCGTTCCTCATCTGATAGCAGCTCTGGCTCAGCTTCTGAATCTGAAACGGAGGGGCATGCAGGGACAGGTGATGGCAAATCCTCTCCTGCGGTAGCACCTGGCCAACATGAGCCAGTGTCCAAAATGTCCACACTAAACAACAAAGGGGATGAGAAAGTTGTTCCCACTCTGCCGAATCCTGAACCACTCGAGGAGAAGAAAGAGGACATATCTGATATCGATGTTTCACAAAGTGCAGAGAAGACCACAAACGATAGTCATACCAATGGAACAGAAAAGGATATAAAATCCCCATTACCTAGCTTGGATGAAGTAACACAGACAGGAACAGTTCAGGTTAAGGAAGAAGCCACTCTCGGAGACTGTACCTTCAGTCATGCCCACGAACTTCCTGATATTATTCCTAAACAGGAAGGTAATGCATCTAGAGATGAGCCAATCCAGAAAGATGAATCCAATTCAATACAGCAGGTGGCAGTAAAAGAGTCTGATCCACCCAGGCCAGGGTCTCCCCTCCCTATTATGGGCCCAGATATTAAGCGGTCTGACTCAAGACATAGTCGGTCACCATCACCAAGTCCCCCTAAGCAGCAGAATGATGATCAAACAATAGCAACAGTGGAAGAACCACCTGAAAGTCAAACAAGATCAGCCTCAAAGGACAAGCAGTCTCCCACTCCTCTTAAAAATCGGCAGCTCTTGCGCTCCATCTCTCGCTCTCCGTCTCCTAAATCTAGGAGGAAGTCTGTCTCCCCGCCCTCCAAGTCTCCCAAGAAAGCTCGTCGTCGGTCGTGTTCCACTTCTCGGTCGCGTACACCCAAGAGGAAGTCGTTAAGGTCTACACGGAGGTCCAAATCACCGAGACGTCGGAGGAGCTCCTTGTCTCTGTCCCCAAGGCGACACAGAAGTCCCCCGTCTACAAAAAGAAGAGCCTCAAGATCGCCAAAGCGTGGCGGGCGCAGGACGCGCACCTTATCTCGCTCTCCAAGGAGAAGTCGGAGATCAGAGTCTCGTTCACGGGGCCGTTTAAGGCGTTCCCGGACCCGCTCGCCCAGACGTGGCGGTGCAAGCGGTAGACGGTCGCGGTCACGCTCATTTGCCAGGGCCCGTCGCTCCAGATCCAGGCGCCATTACCGCCGCTCCAGGTCGCGTTCCTTGGCGAAGCGTACCGGTGGCAGGCGCTCAAGGAGTCGATCATTGTCGCGACATAGGAGGTCGCCACCTCCCAGAGCACGCCGCTCACGTTCCAGATCTGTCCGCAGGAGCAGGCGGACTCGATCACGGTCTGTCGCAACCTATAAACGTCAACGGCGTTCTAGATCAAGGAGTCCCCGCAAACGGACCAAATCCCGAACTCCCATTTCCCGCTGGCGCTCCAAATCCAGGTCTCCAGTCAGAAGGCGTTCTCGTTCTCCTGCCAGGAGAAAGCGGTCTCCGCCGAGGTCTAGCAAACGCTCGAAATCCCGCTCGTTGCCAAGAAGGCACAG ATCCAAGTCCAGATCCCGGTCTGGGTCAAGTGATAAGCCGTCTGATAAGTCGTCCCACGCCGGATCCGCTTCACCCCCTCTTGAGCAGCAGTCGTCTTCTCCCCAGGCAGACCAAGCATCTCCAGAAAAGACAGCTGACATAGCTGAAACCATTCCTACAGcag GTGGTTGGAAACCTGTGACCTCACTAGTTGCTTCTAGTTCGCCAGCTGAGGATGAGGTGCAGGAACAGCCTCAAGACACTGATGCCATCCCtgaaatagaagaagaagaacaacaacaacagaggaaggaggaggaggaggaggaggagaaggagccagaggcagaggaggaggaggagaaggaggaagctgaggaggaggagaaggaggaggagaaggaggcagaggagaaggaggaggagacaaaggatgcagaggaggaggaggaggaggaggagacaaaGGAggcagagcagcagcagcaggaggaggaggaggaggagaaggagaaggaggcagaggaggaggaggagatatGCCTCGAACAGGATGAATCCGAGGCGGGGTCTGGCTCCCAAGAACCTGTTACTGCACCAGATGGATCTGAATGTTTTGAAGGCTCAGATGAAGCAATGGAAAGTTCTTCCTCGCCTGTAAAAACGACAGACAAATCCTTTAGAAGCCCCTCACGTTCAGCCTCTCCAGAAAGGCGGAGCCATGAGCGTTTGCCTTCACCCGCAGATCACGAGGAACCTTCCCACTCACCTTCGTCTCGAAAGAG GTCAAAGTCTCCAGTGAAAAAGAGAGAATCTGTCTCACcgtcagaaaaaaagaagcgCCGGTCAAGAACTCGGAGTCCTGGCCGGCGCAAAAAATCCAGCCCTTCTCGGGTCTCCACACGACGCAAGCGATCCCGTTCCAAGTCTCGCACCAGGGCTCGCCGCTCCAAGTCCCGCTCGCCAACCCGCAAGAGACGCTCCCGCTCTCCCAATGCCAGAGGGAGGAAAAGATCCAAGTCCACGGACAGGAACAAGCGGTCGCGGAGCCGATCCGCCGGCCGCAAGAAAAGGTCTAGGTCAGGAGACAGGGGTAGGAGGTCTAGGTCTCGTTCCTCTGACAGAAGACGCAGGTCCAGGTCCAGAGGTCGAGGGAAACGACCTGTGTTTCGCAGTCGCTCTTTTGATAGACGGGATAGGTGGAAGAGGGAGCCTAGCCACTCTCCCGTTCTGATTCTTCGCAAACAGCGCCGCTCAGGGTCTCGGACACGGCGCAGTGTCAGCAAGTCGCCTCCGAGGCTCACTGACCTGG ATAAGGACCAGTTACTGGAGATCGCCAAGGCCAACGCAGCTGCCATGTGTGCCAAAGCGGGGGTGCCCATTCCTGAGAGTCTGCGGCCAAAAGCAATCCTCCAGCTTCCCCTGCCCACCCCGTCTCCCTCGCCGCTTTCCCTCCCACTGCCTTTGCCCCTCCCCATGGGCATGGGGATGCCCAGCATGGGCCCAATGGGGCTGCCTGCCATTCCTGGAATGCCCAACATGTCTAACATCACCATGAGTGCAGCCATGGCAAGTATGACGGCGGCCACCATGACGGCTGCCTTGACCAACATGGGTGCCTTGGCGGCCATGCCTCCCCTTGCTCCGCTACCCACCATCACAAACAAACCTCCCCCGTGTCTCGCGCCACCGACCCCATCCCTGAACCTGGACCACATTGAGGAAGCGAAAAGGAAGGTCACTCAGCAAGCCAACATCCACACCATAAAGGAGCTGACAGAG AAATGTAAGATGATTGCCAACAGTAAGGAGGAGATGGCTGTAGCTAAACCTCATGTCTCGGATGATGAATTCTAA